Proteins from a single region of Pseudomonas fulva:
- a CDS encoding LysE family translocator, translating into MALHLWFTFFLAYLATTLTPGPNVLLVVRNALRHGPAAMGATLIGNLAAQLLVTTGVALGVGALLIAMPTAFLALKIVGAGYLIYLGMRQLFGRRPGAGSSVTQPTLSRVANWRIAGEAFLVSASNPKTMIFLCAFLPQFLQPERSVTLQFTVMYLTIATIVVVVHSLYCFTAFRFGKRLRAMGWVAALRRLTGALFIGLGVRLLTVRAV; encoded by the coding sequence ATGGCCCTGCACCTGTGGTTCACCTTTTTCCTGGCCTATCTGGCCACCACCCTGACGCCCGGGCCGAACGTGCTGCTGGTGGTGCGCAATGCCTTGCGCCACGGGCCGGCGGCCATGGGCGCCACGCTGATCGGCAACCTGGCGGCGCAGCTGCTGGTCACCACGGGCGTCGCGCTGGGCGTCGGTGCACTGCTGATCGCCATGCCAACCGCCTTTCTGGCACTGAAGATCGTTGGCGCCGGCTACCTGATCTACCTGGGGATGCGCCAGCTGTTCGGTCGTCGGCCAGGTGCCGGTAGCAGCGTGACGCAACCGACCCTGAGTCGGGTGGCGAACTGGCGTATCGCTGGCGAGGCGTTTCTGGTGTCGGCCAGCAATCCCAAGACGATGATCTTCCTGTGCGCTTTCCTGCCGCAGTTTCTGCAGCCCGAGCGCTCCGTGACGCTGCAGTTCACGGTCATGTACCTGACCATCGCCACCATCGTGGTGGTGGTGCATTCGCTGTACTGCTTTACGGCGTTTCGCTTCGGCAAGCGGCTCAGGGCCATGGGCTGGGTGGCGGCCCTCAGGCGTCTGACCGGTGCGCTGTTCATCGGGCTGGGCGTGCGCCTGTTGACCGTGCGGGCCGTCTAG
- a CDS encoding sensor domain-containing phosphodiesterase — MLAPYPPLPMNELSRQRLIDAHPCLVEGNSDAFLDEVVKIAALYFNTPICLITILDRKRQWFRARVGTELQETPRADSFCAYSVAIGDSVEVCDAQQDERFRCNPLVTGEPGIRYYAGVPLMLEGGLVLGNLCVIDTEPRAQMSAADMAMLQQIGRLAVTRLDEMRAAAFIDGTTGLYNHAKLDEDISDAIERGESPLAVAIELVSPAQLNDMLKSLGFQFLTDFTLSVKNLLRRLLPASWELYKISALRFACRVPGDQLEQAQAVFATLLEAFGKPIHCQELPVLPQIGIGVLRLEPGEVPEDWMRLIVCAADEARTSGQGWAFYDEQMDAAQQRSTRLLNDLANAVRADDQLRLVFQPRVDLHTGACLSVEALLRWTHPTLGEVGPAEFIPLAEKTPLIHAVSFWVINRAIRQIDAWRREGTDLKVAINVSAEDLNNDHLTDEIVRLLARNELDGSCLEVEFTESALVGDFSVVITQIERLQAMGVEIAIDDFGSGYSNWSYLRDIPANTVKLDRSFMDDLQPGNKDWNIVRALISLARELGQRVVAEGIETEHTLKVIREWGCQEAQGFYISRPLEADDLLAWLDRRTVATIGSSELA; from the coding sequence ATGCTGGCTCCGTACCCACCCCTACCGATGAACGAGCTGAGCCGGCAGCGCCTGATCGACGCGCACCCCTGCCTCGTCGAGGGCAACAGCGACGCCTTCCTCGATGAAGTGGTGAAGATCGCCGCGCTGTACTTCAACACGCCGATCTGCCTGATCACCATCCTCGACCGCAAACGCCAGTGGTTCCGCGCCCGGGTGGGGACCGAGCTGCAGGAAACCCCGCGCGCCGACTCGTTCTGTGCCTACAGCGTGGCCATCGGCGACAGCGTCGAGGTCTGCGATGCCCAGCAGGACGAACGCTTTCGCTGCAACCCGCTGGTCACCGGCGAGCCGGGCATCCGCTACTATGCGGGCGTGCCGCTGATGCTCGAAGGCGGGCTGGTGCTCGGTAACCTGTGCGTGATCGATACCGAACCACGCGCGCAGATGTCCGCCGCCGACATGGCGATGCTGCAGCAGATCGGTCGCCTGGCCGTGACCCGCCTCGACGAAATGCGCGCCGCCGCCTTTATCGATGGCACTACCGGGCTGTACAACCACGCCAAGCTGGACGAAGACATCAGCGACGCGATCGAGCGGGGCGAGAGCCCGTTGGCCGTGGCGATCGAGCTGGTGTCCCCGGCGCAATTGAACGACATGCTCAAGTCGCTCGGCTTCCAGTTCCTGACCGACTTCACCCTGTCCGTGAAGAACCTTCTGCGCCGCTTGCTGCCGGCCAGTTGGGAGCTCTACAAGATCAGCGCGTTGCGCTTCGCCTGCAGGGTGCCCGGCGACCAGCTCGAACAGGCCCAGGCGGTGTTCGCCACGCTGCTCGAGGCGTTCGGCAAGCCTATCCATTGCCAGGAACTGCCGGTGCTGCCGCAGATCGGCATCGGTGTGCTGCGTCTGGAACCTGGCGAGGTGCCCGAAGACTGGATGCGCCTGATCGTCTGCGCCGCCGATGAAGCGCGCACCTCGGGGCAGGGCTGGGCCTTCTATGACGAACAGATGGATGCCGCGCAGCAGCGCAGCACCCGGCTGCTCAACGACCTGGCCAACGCGGTGCGTGCCGATGACCAGCTGCGCCTGGTGTTCCAGCCGCGGGTCGACCTGCATACGGGCGCCTGCCTGTCCGTCGAAGCGCTGCTGCGCTGGACGCACCCGACCCTGGGCGAGGTCGGTCCCGCCGAGTTCATTCCCCTGGCCGAGAAGACGCCGCTGATCCACGCGGTCAGCTTCTGGGTGATCAACCGGGCGATCCGCCAGATCGATGCGTGGCGCCGTGAGGGCACGGATCTCAAGGTGGCCATCAACGTCTCGGCCGAGGACCTGAACAACGATCACCTGACCGACGAGATCGTCCGGCTGCTGGCGCGCAACGAACTCGACGGCTCGTGCCTGGAAGTGGAGTTCACCGAGAGCGCGCTGGTCGGCGATTTCTCTGTGGTGATCACCCAGATCGAGCGGCTCCAGGCCATGGGCGTGGAAATCGCCATCGACGATTTCGGCAGCGGTTACAGCAACTGGTCCTACCTGCGCGACATTCCCGCCAATACGGTGAAGCTCGACCGCTCGTTCATGGATGACCTGCAGCCGGGCAACAAGGACTGGAACATCGTCCGCGCCCTGATCAGCCTGGCCAGGGAACTGGGCCAGCGGGTGGTCGCCGAAGGCATCGAAACCGAGCATACCCTCAAGGTGATTCGCGAGTGGGGCTGCCAGGAAGCCCAGGGCTTCTACATTTCGCGCCCGCTCGAAGCCGACGACCTGCTGGCCTGGCTGGACCGGCGCACGGTCGCCACCATAGGCAGTTCGGAGTTGGCGTAA
- a CDS encoding Gfo/Idh/MocA family protein, whose translation MPDAQRKVRYAVVGGGWISQGAFMPGVGQTDNSVITALVTGDPIKADKLAKLYNIKSYRYEDFPALLASGEIDAIYLATPNFRHREFAEPALDAGIHVLLEKPMATSEEDCKAITAAAERSGAKLMIAYRLHFEPGTVEMIHRIRAGDIGDPRLFTATFTQTVDPANHRMQSGYWAGPVTDMGPYPINAVRNLFDDEPLEVRAVAVQTPGREINTPDTVTVTMRFAEERMAVFTVSYSLPSTERLQVIGSKGEFEASPSFGFGEGTAISYRATIDGETTEHEHPVVDQFAGETQYFSDCIIQNREPEPDGDEGWRDVRVLEAIERALETGQPQRLDALPKRPGVSVEQARRLPLAEVPEYVNTSEPVS comes from the coding sequence ATGCCTGATGCTCAACGCAAGGTTCGTTACGCGGTGGTCGGCGGCGGCTGGATTTCCCAGGGCGCCTTCATGCCCGGCGTCGGCCAGACCGACAACTCGGTGATCACCGCGCTGGTCACCGGCGACCCGATCAAGGCCGACAAGCTGGCAAAGCTCTACAACATCAAGAGCTACCGCTACGAGGACTTCCCCGCCCTGCTCGCCTCGGGCGAGATCGACGCCATCTACCTGGCCACCCCCAACTTCCGTCACCGTGAATTCGCCGAGCCGGCGCTGGATGCCGGTATTCACGTGCTGCTGGAAAAGCCCATGGCCACCAGCGAGGAAGACTGCAAGGCCATCACCGCAGCCGCGGAACGCTCGGGCGCCAAGCTGATGATCGCCTACCGCCTGCATTTCGAACCCGGTACCGTGGAGATGATCCACCGTATCCGCGCCGGCGATATCGGCGACCCGCGCTTGTTCACCGCTACCTTCACGCAAACCGTCGACCCGGCCAACCACCGTATGCAGAGCGGCTACTGGGCCGGCCCGGTGACCGACATGGGCCCCTACCCGATCAACGCCGTGCGCAACCTGTTCGATGACGAGCCCCTGGAAGTGCGCGCCGTGGCCGTGCAGACCCCCGGCCGCGAAATCAACACGCCGGACACCGTGACCGTGACCATGCGCTTCGCCGAGGAACGCATGGCGGTGTTCACCGTGAGCTACAGCCTGCCCAGTACCGAACGCCTGCAGGTGATCGGCAGCAAGGGTGAGTTCGAGGCCTCGCCCAGCTTCGGCTTCGGCGAAGGCACGGCGATCAGCTACCGCGCCACCATCGACGGTGAAACCACCGAGCACGAGCATCCAGTGGTCGACCAGTTCGCCGGGGAGACCCAGTACTTCTCCGACTGCATCATCCAGAACCGCGAGCCGGAGCCCGATGGCGACGAAGGCTGGCGCGACGTGCGCGTGCTCGAGGCCATCGAGCGCGCCCTGGAGACCGGCCAGCCGCAGCGCCTCGACGCGCTGCCCAAGCGCCCCGGCGTAAGCGTCGAACAGGCCCGCCGCCTGCCACTGGCCGAGGTGCCGGAGTACGTCAACACCAGCGAGCCGGTGAGCTGA
- a CDS encoding SDR family oxidoreductase yields MAHHALVVGASGIVGSATSRLLAEQGWQVTGLARNPNTAENVTPLAADLLDPASLATALEGLKPTHLYLTTWARQATEAENIRVNAAMIRNLLDALRAAGSVKHVALVTGLKHYLGPFEAYGKGTLPQTPFREEQGRLDVENFYYAQEDEVFAAAERDGFTWSVHRPHTVTGVAVGNAMNMATTLAVYASICRETGRPFRFPGSAVQWNSLTDMTDARQLARQLHWASTTPAAANQAFNVVNGDVFRWKWMWQRIAEWFGIQAAPFEGEPAPLEKQMANDAEIWHTLAAKHGLAEAEIERLVSPWHTDADLGRPIEVVTDMSKSRKLGFLDYQASDDAFFAVFEQLRTAKLIP; encoded by the coding sequence ATGGCACATCACGCACTGGTCGTCGGCGCCAGCGGTATCGTCGGCAGCGCCACCTCGCGGCTGCTGGCCGAACAGGGCTGGCAGGTCACCGGTCTGGCCCGCAACCCCAACACCGCCGAAAACGTCACCCCGCTGGCCGCCGACCTGCTCGATCCCGCCTCGCTGGCCACTGCCCTCGAAGGCCTCAAGCCCACCCACCTGTACCTGACCACCTGGGCACGCCAGGCCACCGAAGCAGAAAACATCCGTGTCAACGCGGCGATGATCCGCAACCTGCTCGATGCCCTGCGCGCGGCCGGCAGCGTCAAGCATGTCGCCCTGGTCACCGGCCTCAAACATTACCTCGGCCCGTTCGAGGCCTACGGCAAGGGCACCCTGCCGCAAACGCCGTTCCGCGAAGAACAGGGCCGCCTGGACGTGGAGAACTTCTATTACGCCCAGGAAGACGAAGTGTTCGCCGCCGCCGAGCGCGATGGCTTCACCTGGAGCGTGCACCGTCCGCACACCGTTACCGGCGTGGCGGTCGGCAACGCCATGAACATGGCAACCACCCTTGCCGTCTACGCCTCCATCTGCCGGGAAACCGGCCGCCCGTTCCGCTTCCCCGGCTCGGCCGTGCAGTGGAACAGCCTGACCGACATGACCGATGCCCGCCAACTGGCCAGGCAGTTGCACTGGGCCTCGACCACCCCGGCGGCCGCCAACCAGGCGTTCAATGTCGTCAATGGTGACGTGTTTCGCTGGAAGTGGATGTGGCAACGCATCGCCGAGTGGTTCGGTATCCAGGCCGCGCCCTTCGAAGGCGAGCCTGCACCCCTCGAGAAGCAGATGGCCAACGACGCGGAGATCTGGCACACCCTCGCCGCCAAGCACGGCCTGGCCGAAGCCGAGATCGAGCGCCTGGTCTCGCCCTGGCACACCGATGCCGACCTGGGCCGCCCCATCGAAGTGGTCACCGACATGTCGAAAAGCCGCAAGCTGGGCTTTCTCGACTACCAGGCCAGCGACGATGCGTTCTTCGCGGTATTCGAGCAGTTGCGTACGGCCAAGCTGATTCCCTGA
- a CDS encoding SulP family inorganic anion transporter yields the protein MKIARLRADILAGLTSSFALVPECIAFALVAQVNPLMGLYGAFFICLITALFGGRPGMISGAAGSMAVVIVALVVQHGVEYLLATVLLGGLIMTAFGLLRLGKLVRMVPYPVMLGFVNGLAIVIATAQLEHFQRGGQWIAGNELYLMLGLVALTMAIVYILPRLTKAIPPALAAILTVGLLTYFLHLPTHTLGDMAKIAGNMPVPALPQIPWTLETLKIILPYAVLMAMVGLLETLLTLNLTDEITESRGHPNRECVALGAANIASGMCGGMGGCAMIGQTMINLSSGGRGRLSGIVAGVMILLYILFLSPLIELIPLAALVGVMFVVAQQTFAWASLRVLGKVPLNDVLVIVAVTIITVLTDLAVAVSCGIVIAALNFAWQHARELHAESRLEADGSKLYLPRGTLFFASTTQFLNQFDTANDPEQVTVDCRHLSFVDYSAIAALMTLRERYTKAGKHLRVVHLSERCKQLLKRAGMQPV from the coding sequence ATGAAAATCGCCCGTCTGCGCGCCGATATCCTGGCCGGTCTCACGTCCTCGTTCGCGCTGGTGCCCGAGTGCATTGCCTTCGCCCTGGTCGCCCAGGTCAACCCGCTGATGGGCCTGTACGGGGCCTTCTTCATCTGCCTGATCACCGCCCTGTTCGGCGGCCGCCCGGGGATGATCTCCGGCGCCGCCGGCTCCATGGCGGTGGTCATCGTCGCCCTGGTGGTGCAGCACGGCGTCGAGTATCTGCTGGCCACCGTGCTGCTCGGCGGCCTGATCATGACGGCCTTCGGCCTGTTGCGCCTGGGCAAGCTGGTGCGCATGGTGCCCTACCCGGTGATGCTCGGCTTCGTCAACGGCCTGGCCATCGTCATCGCCACCGCCCAGTTGGAACACTTCCAGCGCGGCGGCCAGTGGATCGCCGGCAACGAGCTGTACCTGATGCTCGGCCTGGTGGCACTGACCATGGCCATCGTCTATATCCTGCCGCGCCTGACCAAAGCGATTCCGCCGGCCTTGGCGGCGATCCTCACCGTAGGCCTGCTCACCTACTTCCTGCACCTGCCCACCCATACCCTGGGCGACATGGCGAAGATCGCCGGCAATATGCCGGTGCCGGCGCTGCCGCAGATTCCCTGGACCCTGGAAACCCTGAAGATCATCCTGCCCTACGCGGTATTGATGGCCATGGTCGGCCTGCTGGAAACCCTGCTGACCCTCAACCTCACCGACGAGATCACCGAAAGCCGTGGCCACCCGAACCGCGAATGCGTGGCCCTGGGCGCGGCCAACATCGCCTCGGGCATGTGCGGCGGCATGGGCGGCTGCGCGATGATCGGCCAGACCATGATCAACCTCAGCTCGGGCGGCCGTGGGCGGCTGTCCGGTATCGTCGCCGGGGTGATGATCCTGCTCTACATCCTGTTCCTGTCGCCGCTGATCGAGCTGATCCCCCTGGCGGCCCTGGTCGGGGTGATGTTCGTGGTCGCCCAGCAGACCTTCGCCTGGGCCTCGCTGCGGGTGCTCGGCAAGGTGCCGCTCAACGACGTGCTGGTGATCGTCGCCGTGACCATCATCACCGTGCTCACCGACCTGGCCGTGGCGGTGTCGTGCGGCATCGTCATCGCCGCGCTGAACTTCGCTTGGCAGCACGCCCGCGAGCTGCACGCTGAAAGCCGCCTGGAAGCCGACGGCAGCAAGCTCTACCTGCCCCGCGGCACGCTGTTCTTCGCCTCGACCACGCAGTTTCTCAACCAGTTCGACACCGCCAACGACCCCGAGCAGGTCACCGTGGACTGCCGCCACCTGAGCTTCGTCGACTACTCGGCCATCGCCGCCCTGATGACCCTGCGCGAGCGCTACACCAAGGCCGGCAAGCACCTGCGCGTGGTGCACCTGTCCGAACGCTGCAAGCAGCTGCTCAAGCGGGCGGGGATGCAGCCGGTCTGA
- a CDS encoding alanine/glycine:cation symporter family protein, which translates to MSALLDAFSGLLWTYLAIPMLLLSGLYLTYVCRGVQLRMIPEMFRVILERNHGDKQAISSFKAFTISAASRVGTGNIAGVATAIAVGGPGAVFWMWMVALVGGATSFVESTLGQLYKSDKQYRYHGGPAYYIQRALGWRWLAVVFAVMISITYGLVFNSVQANSIVDAMQTSFGGEGGSRTLAWGVGIALTVLTGVIIFGGVQTISKVSVTVVPAMALLYLGIGLVVILLNIDQVPRVFSDIFAHAFGLREIAGGGIGAAIMMGVRRGLFSNEAGMGSVPNASATASVSHPVKQGLVQTLGVYFDTLVICTMTALIILVADPTHAYGDATLGASLTQWALAEQLGSWAIHYLTFAILLFAFTSVIGNYYYGESNIQYMFDSKLLLNLFRVLVMAFVLIGSVVKVSVVWSMADVFMPLLALTNLIAILPLAAIAARLLSHYNAQRRQGVEPVFHRDDMPDLKNIECWDGSDHVTCAQTYRESATEALKN; encoded by the coding sequence GTGTCTGCGTTGCTCGATGCCTTCTCCGGCCTGCTCTGGACCTACCTTGCCATCCCCATGCTGCTGCTCAGCGGCCTCTACCTCACCTATGTGTGCCGCGGTGTGCAGCTACGGATGATTCCGGAAATGTTCCGGGTGATCCTCGAGCGCAACCATGGTGACAAACAGGCGATCTCCTCCTTCAAGGCCTTCACCATCTCCGCAGCGTCGCGGGTGGGCACCGGCAATATCGCCGGGGTGGCCACGGCCATCGCCGTCGGCGGGCCGGGTGCGGTGTTCTGGATGTGGATGGTGGCCCTGGTCGGTGGCGCCACGTCCTTCGTGGAATCGACCCTCGGCCAGCTGTACAAGTCGGACAAGCAGTACCGCTACCACGGCGGCCCGGCCTATTACATCCAGCGCGCCCTGGGCTGGCGCTGGCTGGCCGTGGTGTTCGCGGTGATGATCAGCATCACCTACGGGCTGGTGTTCAACTCGGTACAGGCCAACTCCATCGTCGACGCCATGCAGACCTCCTTCGGCGGTGAAGGCGGCAGCCGCACCCTGGCCTGGGGCGTGGGCATCGCGCTGACCGTGCTGACCGGGGTGATCATCTTCGGCGGCGTGCAGACCATCTCCAAGGTCTCGGTCACCGTGGTACCGGCGATGGCCCTGCTGTACCTGGGCATCGGCCTGGTGGTGATTCTGCTCAATATCGACCAGGTGCCACGGGTGTTCAGCGATATCTTCGCCCATGCCTTCGGCCTGCGCGAAATCGCCGGTGGCGGCATCGGTGCGGCGATCATGATGGGCGTGCGCCGCGGCCTGTTCTCCAACGAGGCCGGCATGGGCTCGGTGCCCAATGCCAGCGCCACCGCGTCGGTGTCCCACCCGGTCAAGCAGGGCCTGGTACAGACCCTGGGCGTGTATTTCGACACCCTGGTCATCTGCACCATGACGGCGCTGATCATCCTGGTCGCCGACCCGACCCACGCCTACGGTGATGCCACCCTGGGCGCCAGCCTGACCCAGTGGGCGCTGGCCGAGCAGCTCGGCAGCTGGGCGATCCACTACCTGACCTTCGCCATCCTGCTGTTCGCCTTCACCTCGGTGATCGGCAACTACTATTACGGCGAGTCCAATATCCAGTACATGTTCGACAGCAAGCTGCTGCTCAACCTGTTCCGCGTCCTGGTCATGGCCTTCGTACTGATCGGCTCGGTGGTCAAGGTGTCGGTGGTGTGGTCGATGGCCGACGTATTCATGCCGCTGCTGGCATTGACCAACCTGATCGCCATCCTGCCCCTGGCAGCGATCGCCGCGCGCCTGCTCAGCCACTACAACGCCCAGCGTCGCCAGGGCGTGGAGCCGGTGTTCCACCGCGACGACATGCCGGACCTGAAGAACATCGAGTGCTGGGATGGCAGCGACCACGTCACCTGCGCGCAAACCTACCGCGAATCGGCCACCGAGGCGCTGAAGAACTGA
- a CDS encoding substrate-binding periplasmic protein yields MPGCRLLYGCVAMAALWCSAGLAQSLTGGAAQWPPYSYQDGDGRATGIAVDVMRQVMAQSGNRVEFVFHPARRLNVLLDEGRLDLNYADSPLWNAEDAAQRFVYSQPYLQVREYLYFLGDHPARHLPIAQMRGLRIGMVRGYAYPSLDGALASGQLDKLETSRDHALLELLVRRRVDAVAMVDDVFIDQLAARKLEPEGFTRGAQLSNAPLVIKLQRRHADQLPRLDAALQALIRSGEVERIRRRYLGAEPGSAAAKR; encoded by the coding sequence ATGCCAGGTTGCCGCCTGCTCTACGGCTGCGTAGCGATGGCCGCCCTGTGGTGCAGCGCCGGCCTGGCACAGAGCCTGACGGGCGGCGCCGCGCAGTGGCCGCCCTACAGTTATCAGGATGGCGATGGCCGGGCGACCGGGATCGCCGTGGATGTCATGCGTCAGGTCATGGCGCAGAGCGGCAACCGGGTCGAGTTCGTCTTCCACCCGGCCAGGCGTCTCAATGTGCTGCTGGACGAAGGTCGCCTGGACCTCAACTATGCCGACTCGCCCCTCTGGAACGCCGAGGACGCCGCACAACGCTTCGTCTACTCCCAGCCTTACCTGCAGGTGCGCGAGTATCTGTACTTCCTGGGCGACCACCCGGCCCGGCACCTGCCCATCGCGCAGATGCGCGGGCTGCGTATCGGCATGGTGCGCGGTTACGCCTACCCCAGCCTGGACGGCGCCCTGGCCAGCGGGCAGTTGGACAAGCTGGAAACCTCGCGCGATCACGCGTTGCTCGAACTGCTGGTGCGCCGGCGGGTCGATGCCGTCGCCATGGTGGACGATGTGTTCATCGATCAGCTCGCCGCTCGCAAACTGGAGCCGGAGGGCTTTACCCGCGGCGCCCAGCTCAGCAATGCGCCGCTGGTGATCAAGCTGCAACGCCGGCACGCCGATCAGTTGCCGCGGCTCGATGCGGCGCTGCAGGCGCTGATCCGCAGCGGCGAGGTCGAGCGCATCCGCCGCCGCTATCTGGGCGCCGAGCCCGGCAGCGCTGCCGCGAAACGCTGA
- a CDS encoding winged helix-turn-helix transcriptional regulator translates to MQPGTPDEQWREDCAPRRVLELFATKWTSMILHTLHARHGGSARTGVLQRSLPGISKKMLVQTLRELEASGLIDRHVHDSVPPTVDYSLTELGQRLVEPIEMIYGWARDNAPALDALQPRQTSRRR, encoded by the coding sequence ATGCAACCCGGTACTCCCGATGAACAATGGCGCGAAGACTGCGCGCCGCGACGCGTACTCGAACTGTTCGCCACCAAGTGGACGAGCATGATCCTGCACACGCTGCATGCCCGCCACGGCGGCTCGGCCCGTACCGGCGTGCTGCAGCGCAGCCTGCCCGGTATCTCCAAGAAAATGCTGGTGCAGACCCTGCGCGAACTGGAAGCCAGCGGCCTGATCGACCGCCATGTCCATGACAGCGTGCCGCCCACGGTCGACTACTCGCTCACCGAACTCGGCCAGCGGCTGGTCGAGCCCATCGAGATGATCTACGGGTGGGCGCGAGACAACGCCCCGGCGCTCGATGCGCTGCAGCCGAGGCAGACGTCCCGTAGGCGTTGA
- the fabV gene encoding enoyl-ACP reductase FabV, translated as MIIHPKVRGFICTTTHPLGCERNVAEQIEATRKLGVRNDGPKKVLVIGASSGYGLAARITAAFGFGADTLGVFFEKPGTETKAGTAGWYNSAAFDKFAKAEGLYSRSINGDAFSDEARAKVIELIRNEMGGKVDLIVYSLASPVRKLPQSGEVVRSALKPIGQPYKSTAIDTNKDVIIEASIEPASEQEIADTVTVMGGQDWQLWIDALAGADVLAEGARTVAFSYIGTEITWPIYWHGALGKAKQDLDETALRLDRKLAAEVKGGANVAVLKSVVTQASSAIPVMPLYLSMVFKIMQEKGVHEGTQDQLDRMFRDRLYRADGAPAAVDEKARLRLDDWELRDDVQDACKAMWPQVTTENLFELTDYAGYKKQFLNLFGFERSDVDYDADVATDVQFDVVQL; from the coding sequence TTGATTATTCACCCTAAAGTTCGTGGCTTCATCTGTACCACCACCCACCCGCTGGGTTGCGAGCGCAACGTGGCCGAGCAGATCGAGGCGACGCGCAAACTGGGCGTGCGTAACGACGGTCCGAAGAAGGTGCTGGTGATCGGCGCTTCCAGCGGCTATGGCCTGGCGGCGCGCATCACCGCCGCCTTCGGCTTTGGCGCCGATACCCTGGGCGTGTTCTTCGAGAAGCCAGGCACCGAAACCAAGGCCGGCACCGCGGGCTGGTACAACTCGGCCGCGTTCGACAAGTTCGCCAAGGCCGAGGGCCTGTACAGCAGGTCGATCAACGGCGACGCCTTCTCCGACGAGGCCCGTGCCAAGGTCATCGAGCTGATCAGGAACGAAATGGGCGGCAAGGTCGACCTGATCGTCTACTCCCTGGCCTCGCCGGTGCGCAAGCTGCCGCAGAGCGGCGAAGTGGTTCGTTCGGCGCTCAAGCCCATCGGCCAGCCGTACAAGTCGACTGCCATCGACACCAACAAGGACGTGATCATCGAGGCGTCCATCGAGCCGGCCAGCGAGCAGGAAATCGCCGACACCGTGACCGTGATGGGCGGCCAGGACTGGCAGCTGTGGATCGATGCCCTGGCTGGCGCCGACGTGCTGGCCGAAGGTGCGCGTACCGTGGCCTTCAGCTACATCGGCACGGAAATCACCTGGCCGATCTACTGGCACGGCGCGCTGGGCAAGGCCAAGCAGGATCTGGACGAGACTGCCCTGCGCCTGGACAGGAAACTGGCCGCTGAAGTCAAAGGTGGCGCCAACGTGGCCGTGCTCAAGTCGGTGGTCACCCAGGCCAGCTCGGCCATCCCGGTGATGCCGCTGTACCTGTCGATGGTCTTCAAGATCATGCAGGAAAAGGGCGTTCACGAGGGCACCCAGGACCAGCTCGACCGCATGTTCCGTGACCGCCTGTATCGCGCCGACGGTGCCCCGGCTGCAGTCGACGAAAAAGCCCGCCTGCGCCTGGACGACTGGGAACTGCGCGACGACGTGCAGGACGCCTGCAAGGCCATGTGGCCACAGGTGACCACCGAGAACCTGTTCGAGCTGACCGACTATGCCGGTTACAAGAAGCAGTTCCTCAACCTGTTCGGCTTCGAGCGCAGCGACGTGGACTACGATGCTGACGTGGCCACCGATGTGCAGTTCGACGTGGTTCAGCTGTAA
- a CDS encoding DUF1090 domain-containing protein gives MKALISTLLLAAALPALADSAANPRCEAKAANIERQLQAAWAEGHTEKAKGLSAALQGVRDNCSDQKLMRELEAKVNEAREEIREREADLREAELAGDPKKIAKRQAKLDEALEELKAAEAEFAR, from the coding sequence ATGAAAGCCCTGATTTCCACCCTGTTGCTCGCTGCCGCCCTGCCGGCACTGGCCGACTCGGCTGCCAACCCACGGTGCGAAGCGAAGGCGGCGAACATCGAAAGACAGCTCCAGGCCGCCTGGGCCGAAGGCCATACGGAAAAAGCCAAGGGGCTCAGTGCCGCCCTGCAAGGCGTGCGCGACAACTGCTCGGACCAGAAGCTGATGCGTGAACTGGAAGCCAAGGTCAACGAGGCCCGCGAGGAGATCCGCGAGCGTGAGGCCGACCTGCGTGAAGCCGAACTGGCAGGTGACCCGAAAAAGATTGCCAAACGCCAGGCCAAGCTGGACGAAGCGCTGGAGGAGTTGAAGGCCGCCGAGGCCGAGTTCGCTCGCTGA